From Candidatus Cloacimonadota bacterium, a single genomic window includes:
- a CDS encoding SIMPL domain-containing protein translates to MNFKTAHILAISMIISAIILGSFFYAARMEKETVRVVGYATNDFEADIIKWTFNISVNVGLNELENGYNIIHEKLIKFEKIWKELHIETSDFNVNPVTVNNQFGEYGKITGYNISQRIFLISTNLVEIEKLAVNPASFVEKGITFEFSNIEYFSSKLPEIKQQLLAKATQDARRRAEEIIGVTSSKIKKMKSARAGVFQITEPYSTDVAGYGIYQTSTRNKTIKVTVTAEFVIE, encoded by the coding sequence ATGAATTTCAAAACAGCTCATATTTTGGCGATAAGTATGATTATTTCAGCAATTATTTTAGGTTCATTTTTTTATGCAGCCAGAATGGAAAAAGAAACTGTTCGAGTTGTAGGTTATGCAACAAATGATTTTGAAGCCGATATCATAAAATGGACTTTTAATATTTCGGTGAACGTTGGTTTAAACGAATTGGAAAACGGATACAATATTATACATGAAAAATTGATAAAATTCGAGAAGATCTGGAAAGAATTACATATAGAAACAAGTGATTTTAATGTAAATCCTGTTACCGTGAATAACCAATTTGGAGAATATGGAAAAATAACAGGTTATAATATTAGTCAAAGGATTTTTCTGATTTCGACTAATCTTGTTGAGATAGAAAAATTAGCTGTCAATCCTGCCAGCTTTGTGGAAAAGGGAATCACTTTTGAGTTTTCCAATATTGAATATTTTTCTTCCAAATTACCGGAAATAAAACAGCAACTTTTAGCCAAGGCTACACAAGATGCACGAAGAAGAGCAGAAGAAATTATCGGTGTAACCAGTAGTAAAATAAAAAAAATGAAATCAGCTCGCGCTGGTGTATTCCAAATCACAGAACCATATTCCACCGATGTTGCCGGTTATGGAATTTATCAGACTTCTACCAGGAATAAAACAATAAAAGTAACAGTAACAGCTGAATTTGTGATCGAATAA
- the pyrR gene encoding bifunctional pyr operon transcriptional regulator/uracil phosphoribosyltransferase PyrR, translated as MKIKSEIMDGKNIEHTLRRMAFEILERNEGMEGVYLVGIRSRGVPMADRLAKYLEEIEDIKVETGILDISLYRDDLSLIAEKPVVKGTELDFDVENKIIVLIDDVLFTGRTVRSAIAAVLDYGRPKRIELAVLIDRGHHEMPMKADYLGKYVPTSSEEIIKVSFIETDGEEKVRIMIRE; from the coding sequence ATGAAAATTAAAAGTGAAATAATGGACGGAAAAAATATTGAGCATACTTTGCGGCGCATGGCTTTTGAGATATTGGAAAGAAACGAAGGAATGGAAGGTGTTTATCTGGTCGGAATTCGCAGTCGTGGTGTGCCGATGGCAGATCGTTTAGCAAAATATTTAGAAGAGATCGAAGACATCAAAGTAGAAACCGGAATCCTGGATATTTCACTTTATCGGGATGACCTTTCTTTGATCGCAGAAAAACCTGTGGTGAAAGGAACTGAGCTTGATTTTGACGTGGAAAATAAAATTATAGTTTTAATTGATGATGTGCTTTTTACTGGTCGAACTGTTCGTTCAGCAATTGCTGCGGTGTTGGATTATGGTCGACCCAAAAGGATCGAACTGGCAGTTCTTATCGATCGTGGACATCACGAAATGCCGATGAAAGCTGATTATTTAGGGAAATATGTTCCCACTTCCAGCGAAGAAATTATCAAAGTTTCATTTATCGAAACCGATGGAGAAGAAAAAGTAAGGATAATGATAAGAGAATAA
- the uvrC gene encoding excinuclease ABC subunit UvrC, with the protein MPQVSDKIKQKLTLLPDSAGVYLMKNAKEKVIYVGKAKVLKNRVRSYFSGTPVDAKTQELVTKIVDIDYILTKTEEQALVLEANLIKKYRPKYNINLKDDKQYPFIKITSKEDFPRIFVTRNLVKDGSKYFGPYTDSRAIRKTLRLMEWIFPLRTCGRTIMEGGKLYKRACVNFQMGKCPGPCVGKISKTEYQKIINNAVNFLNGRNQDVIDELMKQMKEYGEKLEFEKAAQTRDKISDIQKVNSSRNLFFTDQKNRDVIGLYKEDKKAAVAVLKVLSGKLLNKEIYNMDNVEGRNISQILSAFLLQYYAEKMDTLPHRILVQTKPQEYEILNKWLKNKLIIPQRGEKKSIIIIARDNAFNQVEEQKLKYLRKSNRTIFPIKELKDKLGLKKLPRKMICLDISTIQGTDTVSSLVFFENGKPKKKNYRHYIIKTVKGQDDFASLAETLKRYLNKIEEQEKPDLIVIDGGKGQLSSAYQILQENNLPDIEMISLAKRLEEVFLPGRSDSVILPRSSSALRVLVNLRDEAHRFAITFHRKKRSKRTLQSELDKITGVGDKTKFLLLKEFGSVENIAKASLQDLMNIKGLGKKTAEKIFDSLR; encoded by the coding sequence ATGCCGCAAGTTTCCGACAAGATAAAACAAAAACTCACTCTTTTACCCGATTCTGCTGGCGTTTACCTGATGAAAAATGCCAAAGAAAAAGTGATCTATGTTGGGAAAGCAAAAGTGCTTAAAAATCGAGTTCGATCATATTTCAGCGGAACTCCAGTCGATGCGAAAACCCAGGAATTGGTTACCAAAATTGTCGATATAGATTACATCCTGACCAAGACCGAAGAACAAGCTCTGGTTTTAGAAGCAAACCTGATAAAAAAATACCGACCCAAATACAATATAAACTTGAAAGATGATAAGCAGTATCCGTTCATCAAAATAACTTCCAAAGAAGATTTTCCGCGTATTTTTGTTACCAGAAATTTAGTAAAAGACGGCTCAAAATATTTTGGACCTTACACCGACTCCCGAGCAATAAGAAAAACGCTGAGATTGATGGAGTGGATATTTCCGCTGCGAACTTGCGGACGCACAATAATGGAAGGCGGAAAGCTGTATAAAAGAGCGTGTGTAAATTTTCAAATGGGAAAATGTCCCGGTCCTTGTGTTGGAAAGATCAGTAAAACTGAATATCAGAAAATCATAAATAATGCGGTTAATTTTTTGAATGGTAGAAATCAAGATGTAATTGATGAGCTGATGAAACAGATGAAAGAATACGGCGAAAAACTGGAATTTGAAAAAGCAGCCCAAACGCGTGATAAAATATCTGATATTCAAAAGGTGAACAGCAGTCGAAATCTGTTTTTTACCGATCAGAAAAATCGTGATGTGATCGGACTTTACAAAGAAGATAAAAAAGCTGCCGTTGCAGTTTTAAAAGTTCTATCTGGTAAATTATTGAATAAAGAAATTTATAATATGGACAACGTGGAAGGCAGGAATATCTCGCAGATATTGAGTGCTTTTCTGCTTCAATATTATGCCGAAAAAATGGATACTCTACCGCATCGAATTCTTGTTCAAACAAAACCGCAGGAATATGAAATACTGAATAAATGGCTGAAAAATAAACTGATAATTCCCCAGAGAGGAGAAAAAAAATCTATCATCATTATTGCTCGTGATAATGCTTTCAACCAGGTGGAAGAACAGAAATTGAAATATCTGCGAAAAAGCAATCGTACGATCTTTCCGATCAAAGAATTGAAAGATAAACTTGGCTTGAAAAAACTTCCTCGTAAAATGATCTGCCTGGATATCTCTACGATACAGGGAACAGATACGGTTTCGTCACTTGTCTTTTTTGAGAATGGCAAACCAAAGAAAAAAAACTACCGTCATTATATTATTAAAACAGTAAAAGGGCAGGATGATTTTGCCAGCCTGGCAGAAACTTTGAAGCGTTATCTGAATAAAATTGAGGAGCAGGAAAAACCTGATCTCATCGTGATTGATGGCGGAAAAGGTCAACTAAGCTCTGCCTACCAGATCTTGCAGGAAAACAATTTGCCGGATATCGAAATGATCTCGCTGGCCAAAAGATTGGAGGAAGTTTTTCTGCCCGGTAGATCGGATTCGGTGATTCTGCCCAGATCTTCTTCCGCATTAAGGGTGTTGGTAAATCTGCGAGATGAAGCACATCGCTTTGCCATCACATTTCATCGCAAAAAAAGGAGCAAACGCACTTTGCAAAGTGAATTGGACAAAATTACTGGAGTGGGAGATAAGACGAAGTTCCTGTTATTAAAAGAGTTCGGATCGGTAGAAAACATTGCCAAAGCCTCTCTTCAGGATTTGATGAATATCAAAGGATTAGGGAAAAAAACCGCTGAAAAAATTTTTGATTCGCTACGTTGA
- a CDS encoding tetratricopeptide repeat protein produces MKRLFCFFLLSCMVFLLIAEKPDSLISVLQTAKGKNKVDILNKLSYNYRASDVEKSLQHAQQALELGKELKYNSGIAKSYYRIGYTYYLIREIDKAFENFEKAKLFYEISGELRYLGLSLEFMANCNIRTDDFISAKDYMDQAIEIYKKIDAKKDIARVYSNSTKVLTRLGNLDLALQNLYNALEIKQELADMEDENDQLNIANTLTNIGTTLLKTKDFERALEYLFKAKSINDTYGNEDQNIYSSIGIAYNQMQQYKKSLEYHQLALKLSREKNDLNMIAQELNNIGYVYDLQKDWNTCLQYYIESYQMKKQVNDIYGIANSAKNVGSIYLEIGNLTKAKEYIDESMRLAQKNKFVEIIRDNHYLYSRLYEKQNKFSLALLNERKYSSFQDSIFTQSMQDKIAELETKYNLREQQRQNELLQRDNVILMLRSEKENLAKLRSYLIILVSLLILIYLIDLILRKHYKEKILSKIKTDLEAKVRERTQELERINIDLQQQVQIREKAEQMIKDSLAEKVVMLREIHHRVKNNMQIISSIINLQLEKDEINAETENLLSNIQNRIYSMSLIHEKLYMESNLANIDFEDYTKGLVSYLLSNYQENSSYITPKINIKEIQLNVTAGIPCGLLINEVVTNSVKYAFDKNEQGEIFIEMNKMKDGSIEMRIGNNGKSFEFDKIKNENTIGLRLIELLAKQLGSKLEFDNSNGVEYKIKIKRSNGER; encoded by the coding sequence ATGAAGCGATTATTTTGCTTTTTTTTATTAAGTTGTATGGTGTTTCTATTGATTGCTGAAAAACCTGACAGCCTGATATCTGTACTGCAAACCGCTAAAGGTAAAAACAAAGTTGATATCTTGAATAAACTTTCCTATAATTACAGAGCTTCCGATGTAGAAAAGTCGTTGCAACATGCCCAACAGGCACTTGAACTTGGCAAAGAACTAAAATACAATTCCGGAATTGCCAAAAGTTATTACAGAATTGGTTATACCTATTATTTAATACGCGAGATCGATAAAGCATTCGAGAATTTCGAAAAAGCTAAACTCTTCTATGAAATATCCGGTGAGTTAAGGTATCTTGGTCTCAGCTTAGAATTTATGGCAAATTGTAATATAAGAACAGATGATTTTATTTCAGCCAAAGATTATATGGATCAAGCTATCGAAATTTATAAAAAAATAGATGCAAAAAAAGATATTGCAAGAGTTTATTCAAATTCCACAAAAGTACTTACCCGACTTGGCAACCTTGATTTAGCACTCCAAAATTTGTATAATGCTTTAGAAATAAAACAAGAACTTGCCGACATGGAAGATGAAAATGATCAGCTGAATATTGCTAACACCCTTACAAATATAGGAACTACATTATTAAAAACAAAAGATTTTGAAAGAGCACTGGAGTATTTATTCAAAGCAAAAAGCATAAATGATACATACGGTAACGAAGATCAAAATATTTATAGCAGCATAGGAATTGCCTACAACCAGATGCAGCAATACAAAAAGAGTTTGGAATATCATCAGCTAGCTTTGAAGCTAAGTAGGGAAAAGAACGACCTTAACATGATTGCACAGGAACTTAACAATATCGGCTATGTGTATGATCTTCAGAAAGATTGGAATACGTGTCTGCAATATTATATAGAATCTTATCAAATGAAAAAACAGGTAAACGATATATATGGAATCGCCAATTCTGCTAAAAATGTAGGAAGTATTTATTTGGAAATTGGCAATCTTACAAAAGCAAAAGAATACATTGATGAAAGCATGCGGTTAGCCCAAAAAAATAAATTCGTTGAGATCATTCGAGATAATCATTATCTTTATTCCAGATTATATGAGAAACAGAACAAATTTAGCTTAGCTTTGCTGAATGAAAGAAAATATTCATCTTTTCAAGACAGTATATTCACTCAATCGATGCAGGATAAAATAGCAGAATTGGAAACCAAGTACAATCTGCGTGAACAGCAGCGTCAGAATGAATTATTACAACGAGATAATGTGATTTTGATGTTGAGATCTGAAAAAGAAAATCTGGCGAAATTGCGTTCATACCTGATAATTCTGGTTTCATTGCTGATATTGATCTATCTGATCGATCTAATTCTACGAAAACACTACAAAGAGAAGATTTTATCTAAAATTAAAACCGATCTGGAAGCAAAGGTAAGAGAACGTACTCAGGAATTGGAACGGATAAATATTGATCTTCAGCAACAAGTTCAAATACGCGAAAAAGCAGAACAAATGATCAAAGATTCTCTGGCTGAAAAAGTTGTAATGCTGCGCGAGATTCATCACAGAGTAAAAAACAATATGCAGATAATTTCCAGCATTATTAACCTGCAGCTGGAAAAAGATGAAATTAATGCAGAAACCGAGAATTTACTTTCCAATATCCAGAATAGAATTTATTCAATGAGTTTGATTCACGAAAAGCTCTACATGGAATCGAATCTGGCAAATATTGATTTTGAAGATTATACAAAAGGCCTGGTTTCATACCTGTTGTCAAATTATCAGGAAAATTCTTCTTATATAACTCCCAAAATTAATATTAAAGAAATTCAATTGAATGTAACAGCCGGAATTCCCTGTGGTCTATTGATAAATGAAGTGGTTACAAATTCCGTAAAATATGCTTTCGATAAGAATGAACAAGGTGAGATTTTTATTGAAATGAATAAAATGAAAGATGGTTCAATTGAAATGAGAATAGGAAATAACGGAAAGTCTTTTGAATTTGATAAGATAAAAAATGAAAACACAATTGGACTGCGATTGATTGAACTTCTGGCAAAACAACTGGGAAGTAAATTAGAATTTGACAACTCCAATGGAGTAGAATATAAAATAAAAATTAAAAGAAGTAATGGGGAGAGATAA
- a CDS encoding PAS domain S-box protein → MKKILIAVGILLAVSLFCQRDTATIDSLQSALSASSNKDKLNILSDLIMEYLHIDPTKSIDYGYQAIRLAEKLEKKNSKARFLSYIGVAYEYKGNYTKALEMYNESLDIAVSLEDKELEASALINIAVVNQNMRHYDESLNNNLQALELYRELDYTQGIASVLNNIGNVYLYLQQYEKALKYYQDSIDLKLQMENPNHLASTYQNIALVYQAMHDYENSIKYYDLSLEIMQKNNDRYDMAITYGNLANLYYLMNEYNKALFFINESLHLHQNLQNIYGVCSAEIQMAKILIKQKKFTQAEKHLQESQKTALENNLKELLSENYEAYSQYYQSLGKYQKSLEYFKDYKTLSDSLQNELNAQKLTELNIQYETAQKMKEIELLKQEAEHNKQTRNYLIYVVVFGVFVVVFLLNLYYEKIKDSKLKQEYQEKLQQSELKYRSLTENIKVAVFTYNTTGRFTYINKATSDTTGYSEKELLQMNFYDLVHPADREEVFKRGLAKIKGKKLATGLEFRIITKSGEVRWTETSSVRITIGGEFLVLGTSLDVTERNIAHHKLAESEAQLRALFAAMDDVIFTMDRIGTYVSIAPTNPELMYKPAKEVEGKRLHDVFPKEQADIFLAKVKECFDKQEMILFDYQLPIKNEKYWFDARLSPIDETKVLFVGRNITEKKESLQKLVDSEERYRNLVESIEEGMAIVDKDHNFIFVNNAATKIFGYSKDELVGMNVKKILTPEAEKKLMEQYKQRQKGISTKYENWNIRKDGEKRLLKISSSPLFMDDKFNGSVSIFSDITELRKAEEKIIDSLREKEVMLQEIYHRVKNNMQIISSMLKLQSRHINKENALEVFKNSQNRVKSMSLVHEKLYRSSDLARISAKDYFYSLLKQIFISYHEHSPNIKYSIDCDDIELKISSAIPCGLIANELITNSLKHAFDENGGNIFLKFNKIDNIKFKLEIGNDGKDFPADFSLENAESFGLQLVDILHKQLHAEFQLERNGGVNFIFIFEELKK, encoded by the coding sequence ATGAAAAAAATTTTAATAGCAGTCGGCATTTTATTGGCTGTTTCATTGTTTTGTCAACGCGATACAGCCACAATTGATAGTCTGCAATCTGCACTTTCTGCCAGTTCGAATAAAGATAAATTGAATATTCTGAGTGATTTGATCATGGAATATCTTCACATAGATCCTACAAAAAGCATCGATTATGGATATCAGGCAATCCGGCTCGCAGAAAAACTTGAAAAGAAAAACAGTAAAGCCCGTTTTCTATCTTACATTGGCGTGGCTTACGAATATAAAGGCAATTACACAAAAGCATTGGAAATGTATAATGAGTCACTGGATATTGCTGTCAGCCTTGAAGATAAAGAATTAGAAGCAAGTGCTCTGATCAATATTGCTGTAGTAAATCAGAATATGCGGCATTATGATGAATCTCTGAATAACAATCTGCAGGCTCTGGAATTGTATCGCGAACTGGATTATACACAGGGAATTGCCAGTGTTTTGAATAATATCGGCAATGTTTATCTGTATTTGCAGCAATATGAAAAAGCGTTGAAATATTATCAGGATTCCATAGATCTGAAATTGCAGATGGAAAATCCAAATCACCTGGCATCCACCTATCAGAATATTGCTCTGGTTTATCAAGCCATGCATGATTATGAAAATTCCATAAAATATTATGATCTGTCTCTGGAGATCATGCAGAAGAATAATGACCGCTACGATATGGCTATAACCTACGGAAATTTAGCAAATCTCTACTATTTGATGAATGAATACAATAAAGCTCTCTTCTTCATCAATGAATCGCTGCATCTGCACCAGAATCTACAAAATATTTATGGTGTATGCAGTGCTGAAATACAGATGGCAAAGATCTTGATAAAACAGAAAAAGTTCACTCAGGCAGAAAAGCATCTTCAGGAAAGTCAGAAAACTGCCCTCGAAAATAATCTGAAAGAGTTGCTCTCTGAAAATTATGAAGCTTATTCCCAATATTACCAGAGTTTGGGTAAATATCAAAAATCGCTGGAATATTTCAAAGATTACAAAACTCTTTCAGACTCGCTACAGAATGAACTCAATGCTCAGAAATTGACAGAGCTGAACATCCAATATGAAACAGCCCAAAAAATGAAAGAAATTGAACTTCTGAAACAGGAGGCAGAACACAATAAGCAAACCAGAAATTATCTGATTTATGTTGTTGTATTTGGAGTTTTCGTGGTTGTTTTTCTGCTGAATCTGTATTATGAGAAGATCAAAGATAGCAAATTAAAACAGGAATATCAGGAAAAGCTGCAGCAAAGTGAATTAAAATACCGCTCCTTAACCGAAAATATTAAAGTGGCTGTCTTCACTTACAATACAACTGGCAGATTTACTTATATTAATAAAGCTACAAGCGATACTACCGGATATTCCGAAAAAGAACTGCTGCAAATGAATTTTTACGATCTGGTTCATCCCGCCGATCGAGAGGAAGTTTTCAAAAGGGGATTAGCCAAAATAAAAGGTAAAAAACTAGCAACTGGTTTAGAATTTCGGATCATTACAAAATCCGGCGAAGTAAGATGGACAGAAACTTCCAGCGTCAGGATTACAATCGGTGGTGAATTTCTGGTTTTGGGAACTTCCCTGGATGTTACCGAAAGAAATATTGCTCATCATAAACTGGCAGAATCGGAAGCACAATTGAGAGCTCTATTCGCAGCGATGGATGATGTTATTTTTACCATGGATAGAATTGGAACATACGTTTCTATAGCTCCAACCAATCCGGAACTGATGTATAAACCGGCAAAAGAAGTAGAAGGGAAAAGATTACATGATGTATTCCCAAAAGAACAGGCAGATATTTTCTTAGCGAAAGTAAAAGAATGTTTTGATAAGCAGGAAATGATCTTGTTTGATTATCAATTGCCGATAAAAAATGAGAAATACTGGTTCGACGCAAGATTGTCACCCATCGATGAAACAAAAGTGCTTTTTGTAGGAAGAAATATCACGGAAAAAAAAGAATCTCTGCAAAAACTGGTGGATAGTGAAGAACGTTATCGAAATCTGGTAGAATCGATCGAAGAAGGCATGGCAATTGTCGATAAGGATCACAATTTTATATTTGTAAATAATGCTGCTACCAAGATTTTCGGATATTCCAAAGACGAGTTGGTTGGAATGAATGTAAAAAAAATCCTCACTCCGGAAGCAGAAAAAAAATTAATGGAACAATATAAACAACGGCAAAAAGGCATAAGCACAAAATATGAAAATTGGAATATCCGCAAAGACGGAGAAAAAAGATTGCTGAAAATATCTTCCAGTCCACTTTTTATGGATGATAAATTTAATGGATCTGTATCGATTTTTTCAGATATTACCGAGCTGAGAAAAGCGGAAGAGAAAATAATAGATTCTTTGCGAGAGAAAGAAGTAATGCTGCAGGAAATCTACCATCGCGTTAAAAACAATATGCAGATAATTTCCAGTATGCTAAAACTGCAGTCGAGGCACATCAACAAAGAAAACGCCCTGGAAGTATTTAAAAACAGCCAGAATCGAGTAAAATCCATGTCGTTGGTTCATGAAAAATTATATCGGTCGAGCGATCTTGCCCGTATAAGCGCCAAAGATTATTTCTACAGTTTGTTGAAACAGATATTCATTTCATATCACGAGCATTCTCCCAACATAAAATATTCCATCGATTGTGATGATATTGAACTGAAGATAAGTTCTGCAATTCCCTGCGGCCTGATTGCTAATGAGCTTATCACAAATTCCTTGAAACATGCTTTCGACGAAAATGGCGGAAATATTTTCTTAAAATTCAATAAGATTGACAACATAAAATTTAAACTGGAAATTGGTAACGATGGTAAAGATTTTCCAGCAGATTTCAGCTTGGAAAATGCTGAATCTTTTGGCTTGCAGCTGGTAGATATTCTTCACAAACAACTTCATGCAGAATTTCAGCTGGAAAGAAATGGCGGAGTTAATTTTATATTCATTTTTGAAGAACTGAAGAAATAA